The following proteins come from a genomic window of Phacochoerus africanus isolate WHEZ1 chromosome 9, ROS_Pafr_v1, whole genome shotgun sequence:
- the PGC gene encoding gastricsin has product MGMGIMKWMVVTLVCLQLLEASVIKVPLKKLKSIRQAMKEKGLLEEFLKTHKYDPAQRYRFGDFSVALEPMAYLEAAYFGEISIGTPPQNFLVLFDTGSSNLWVPSVYCKSLACTTHARFNPSKSSTYSTDRQTFSLQYGSGSLTGFFGYDTLKIQSIQVPDQEFGLSETEPGISFLYAQFDGIMGLAYPDLSAGGATTAMQGLLQEDALTSPVFSFYLSNQQSSQDGGELVLGGVDSSLYTGQIYWAPVTQELYWQIGIEEFLIGDEASGWCSEGCQAIVDTGTSLLTVPQDYLSDLVQATGAEENEYGEFLVDCKDIQSLPTFTFIINGVQFPLPPSAYILEEDGFCMVGVEPTYVSSQNGQPLWILGDVFLRSYYSVFDLGNNRVGFATAA; this is encoded by the exons AGTCCCGCTGAAGAAATTAAAGTCCATCCGTCAGGCCATGAAGGAGAAGGGCCTGCTGGAGGAGTTCCTCAAGACCCACAAGTACGACCCCGCCCAGAGGTACCGCTTCGGCGACTTCAGCGTGGCCTTGGAGCCCATGGCCTACTTGGAA gctGCCTACTTTGGCGAGATCAGCATCGGGACCCCACCACAGAACTTCCTGGTCCTTTTTGACACCGGCTCCTCCAACCTGTGGGTGCCCTCTGTCTACTGCAAGAGCCTGGCCTGCA CCACCCATGCCCGCTTCAACCCCAGCAAGTCCTCTACCTACTCCACCGACAGGCAGACCTTCTCCCTGCAGTACGGCAGCGGCAGCCTCACTGGCTTTTTCGGCTATGACACCCTGAAG ATCCAGAGCATCCAGGTCCCCGACCAGGAGTTCGGCCTGAGTGAGACAGAGCCAGGTATCAGTTTCCTGTATGCCCAGTTTGATGGCATCATGGGCCTGGCCTACCCCGACCTGTCTGCGGGTGGGGCCACCACTGCCATGCAGGGCCTCCTGCAGGAGGATGCGCTCACAAGCCCAGTCTTCAGCTTCTACCTCAGCAA CCAGCAGAGCTCTCAGGACGGGGGAGAACTCGTCTTGGGGGGTGTGGACAGCAGCCTGTACACTGGTCAGATCTACTGGGCCCCCGTCACTCAGGAGCTGTACTGGCAGATTGGCATTGAGGA GTTCCTCATTGGTGACGAGGCCTCTGGCTGGTGCTCTGAGGGCTGCCAGGCCATTGTGGACACTGGCACGTCTCTGCTCACCGTGCCCCAGGACTACCTGAGTGACCTCGTGCAGGCCACGGGGGCCGAGGAGAACGAGTATGGAGAG TTTCTCGTGGACTGTAAAGACATCCAGAGCCTGCCCACCTTCACCTTCATCATCAATGGTGTGCAGTTCCCTCTGCCACCCTCCGCCTACATCCTCGAG GAGGACGGCTTCTGCATGGTGGGGGTCGAGCCCACCTATGTGTCCTCCCAGAATGGCCAGCCCCTGTGGATCCTCGGGGACGTCTTCCTCAGGTCCTACTATTCTGTCTTCGACCTGGGCAACAACAGGGTGGGCTTCGCCACCGCTGCCTAG